From one Streptomyces sp. R41 genomic stretch:
- a CDS encoding class I SAM-dependent methyltransferase, producing the protein MVDGWEWDETLFSGTAAYYQRGRLPYAPGLAEALAELLKLDGRGRLIDVGCGPGTLAVSLAHLFSEVVGVDPDGGMIAEARRQAADAGVTGKAEWVQARAEDLPAGLGSFTVASFGQSFHWMDRDLVAASIRNMLRPGGAVVHISDLKTETRSVEDLPHPAVPYAAVDELVKHYLGPVRRAGRGVLLKGTPGGEAAVLARAGFCGPERHVVPGGQALERSSDDVIAWAFSMSSSAPHLFGARREDFEADLRRLLRDVSPAGRFSERQPSTEVFAWRMPSSES; encoded by the coding sequence GTGGTTGACGGCTGGGAGTGGGACGAAACCTTGTTCTCAGGAACAGCCGCCTATTACCAGCGGGGGAGACTTCCTTATGCCCCTGGGCTGGCGGAGGCGCTGGCCGAACTTCTCAAGCTCGACGGGCGTGGGCGTCTCATCGACGTGGGATGTGGACCAGGCACCCTGGCCGTGAGCCTGGCGCATTTGTTCAGTGAGGTCGTCGGTGTGGACCCGGACGGCGGGATGATCGCCGAAGCCAGGCGCCAGGCAGCCGATGCGGGAGTGACCGGGAAGGCGGAGTGGGTGCAGGCCCGAGCCGAGGATCTTCCGGCAGGCCTTGGCTCGTTCACGGTGGCGTCCTTCGGCCAGTCCTTCCACTGGATGGATCGCGACCTGGTGGCGGCAAGCATCCGGAACATGCTCCGGCCGGGCGGGGCGGTGGTGCACATCTCGGACTTGAAGACCGAGACCCGCAGCGTTGAGGATCTTCCGCATCCGGCCGTGCCCTACGCAGCAGTGGATGAACTGGTCAAGCACTATCTGGGACCCGTCCGGCGAGCCGGCCGCGGGGTGCTGCTGAAAGGGACACCCGGGGGCGAGGCGGCGGTGCTCGCGCGGGCTGGGTTCTGCGGACCCGAGCGACATGTCGTGCCCGGTGGGCAGGCGCTTGAACGCAGCAGTGACGATGTCATCGCGTGGGCCTTCTCGATGTCATCCTCGGCTCCTCACCTGTTCGGCGCCCGCCGCGAGGACTTCGAGGCGGACCTTCGTCGACTGCTGCGGGACGTTTCTCCGGCCGGCCGGTTCTCCGAACGCCAGCCCAGTACCGAGGTATTCGCCTGG